A window from Planococcus maritimus encodes these proteins:
- a CDS encoding M20 metallopeptidase family protein, whose amino-acid sequence MGNKDELLTQAEKMSGKLSEWRRMLHQYPELSFQEFQTADFIASILATIDGITVERGIGVQTSVIATLGKGEGPVIALRADIDALPITEANTCDYRSKTPEVMHACGHDAHATILLGAASLLADYFRDKPLGGTVKFIFQPAEEMIDDESMSGSPYLLQAGAYDEAELAIALHMCPWLPVGSVQMHDGISMANVDVFHGTIQGTGGHGAYPELGSDPTWMLGLILQALHGIVPRKVSALEPAVISVGQIHAGTASNIIPHEVQVEGTVRSYSASTRDLLEMEIRDAFALAKHLGGDYSFHYQRGEPPLINDRHVNEQITKAIQKTDPSVRFIHQAFGMGGEDFAYVTQQLPGAMFFLGCSLNDGIERDLHTPHFDIDERSLPLGAAILANAAIGFFKGKDGEGEEQHGT is encoded by the coding sequence ATGGGGAATAAAGACGAACTCCTGACACAAGCGGAAAAAATGAGCGGCAAGCTCAGCGAATGGCGAAGAATGCTGCACCAATATCCGGAACTGAGCTTCCAGGAATTCCAGACAGCCGATTTTATCGCATCTATTTTGGCGACTATCGATGGCATCACCGTCGAACGGGGGATCGGCGTGCAGACGAGCGTCATCGCAACGCTCGGAAAAGGCGAGGGCCCGGTAATAGCATTGCGTGCGGATATCGATGCTTTGCCGATCACCGAAGCGAATACATGCGATTACCGGTCGAAAACCCCTGAAGTTATGCATGCCTGTGGACACGATGCGCATGCCACCATCCTGCTCGGCGCCGCTTCGCTTCTCGCAGACTACTTCCGGGACAAGCCATTGGGCGGAACGGTCAAGTTCATTTTCCAGCCGGCAGAAGAGATGATTGACGACGAATCCATGTCAGGCTCACCGTATCTGTTGCAAGCGGGCGCTTACGACGAAGCGGAGCTGGCGATTGCGCTTCACATGTGCCCATGGCTACCAGTCGGTTCAGTTCAAATGCATGACGGCATCAGCATGGCGAACGTCGATGTCTTTCACGGGACGATCCAGGGAACCGGCGGGCATGGTGCGTATCCGGAACTCGGCAGCGACCCGACTTGGATGCTCGGCCTCATTTTGCAGGCGCTGCATGGCATCGTGCCGCGGAAAGTATCCGCACTCGAACCCGCGGTCATCAGTGTCGGGCAAATCCATGCAGGAACTGCCAGCAATATCATCCCGCACGAAGTTCAAGTGGAAGGCACTGTGCGAAGCTATTCAGCCAGCACGCGTGATCTGCTCGAAATGGAAATCCGCGATGCATTCGCACTCGCGAAACATCTGGGCGGCGATTATTCCTTCCATTACCAGCGGGGAGAGCCTCCGTTAATCAATGATCGGCATGTGAATGAACAGATCACAAAAGCTATCCAAAAAACGGATCCCTCTGTCAGATTCATTCATCAAGCGTTCGGCATGGGAGGCGAAGACTTCGCTTATGTCACGCAGCAGCTGCCGGGGGCGATGTTTTTCCTCGGCTGTTCGCTGAATGACGGAATCGAGCGGGATTTGCATACGCCGCATTTCGACATCGATGAACGCAGTTTGCCGCTCGGCGCTGCTATTTTAGCAAATGCGGCAATTGGCTTTTTTAAAGGCAAAGACGGAGAAGGAGAGGAACAGCATGGCACATAA
- a CDS encoding homoserine dehydrogenase, whose translation MAHKLAFIGFGVVGQGLAEILHDKRESLKNEEGFEAKVVAISDFRKGSLYHPQGLDLEAVLETVQTTGSLGGYPKTEGLITGWDSLQTITQSNADTIVEVSYTDVKTGQPAIDHCRAAFESGKNVVMTNKGPVALAYQELSALAHKHQVSWGFEGTVMSGTPALRMPKLALAGNDITEIRGILNGTTNFMLMRMDEGESYEAALREAQALGYAEADPTSDVEGLDARYKIVILAQHVMGMPLSVEDVECTGISQMTPELIEQARAEGKRWKLIATAKKDNGMVTAKVAAEKVPLDDPLAAVSGALNAITYETDLLGPVTLSGAGAGKTETGFSLLIDLLTIAKARETVRS comes from the coding sequence ATGGCACATAAACTGGCATTTATCGGATTCGGCGTAGTCGGGCAAGGACTCGCGGAGATTCTGCATGATAAGCGAGAAAGCCTGAAAAACGAAGAAGGCTTCGAAGCGAAAGTCGTAGCGATCTCGGATTTCAGAAAAGGCTCTTTGTATCATCCACAAGGACTTGACCTCGAGGCGGTACTGGAGACTGTACAAACAACGGGGAGTTTGGGCGGCTACCCGAAAACGGAGGGCTTAATCACTGGCTGGGACAGCTTGCAAACCATCACGCAATCGAACGCTGATACAATAGTTGAAGTTTCCTATACGGACGTCAAGACCGGCCAACCGGCAATCGACCATTGCCGCGCAGCATTCGAAAGCGGTAAAAATGTGGTCATGACCAATAAAGGGCCGGTTGCGCTCGCTTACCAGGAATTATCGGCTTTAGCGCACAAGCACCAAGTATCTTGGGGCTTTGAAGGCACGGTCATGAGCGGTACCCCGGCGCTGCGGATGCCGAAACTGGCACTCGCCGGAAACGACATTACTGAAATTCGCGGCATTTTGAACGGCACGACCAATTTCATGCTTATGCGGATGGATGAAGGGGAGAGCTATGAAGCCGCGCTTAGAGAAGCCCAGGCGCTCGGCTATGCAGAAGCGGACCCGACGAGTGATGTAGAAGGCTTGGATGCCCGTTATAAAATCGTTATTCTCGCTCAACATGTCATGGGCATGCCATTATCGGTCGAAGATGTCGAGTGCACAGGCATTTCACAAATGACGCCAGAACTCATCGAGCAAGCACGTGCGGAAGGAAAACGTTGGAAACTAATTGCCACGGCAAAAAAAGACAATGGGATGGTTACAGCGAAAGTTGCAGCTGAAAAAGTGCCGCTGGATGACCCGCTTGCTGCTGTTTCGGGAGCGCTTAATGCCATCACCTACGAAACTGATCTGCTGGGCCCGGTCACCTTGAGTGGCGCAGGAGCGGGCAAAACAGAAACCGGATTTTCTTTGCTTATCGACTTATTGACCATCGCAAAGGCGAGAGAAACGGTGCGTTCATGA
- a CDS encoding aldehyde dehydrogenase family protein, protein MATHVEGQKMFLAGEWVEGKQWIDVTDPQDGTLIDRVPAATKEDMEACIEAAKSGAKTAARMPVVERMHIIGKAAEYIETNSEQYARIIAKESSKTIREARKEVGRAVETLRLSAEEARRITGETIPFDQSPGGIGKVGYYRRFPLGIIGAITPFNDPLNLVAHKVGPAIASGNAIIVKPATVTPLSALLMAQAFAHAGLPEKILSVITGRGGEIGDVLVEHPAVRMISFTGGVETGLAITKKAGLKKVGMELGSNSPVIVLQDADLDDAVASCVSGAFWAAGQNCLGVQRVYIEENVYDTFKTQFIEQTERYIVGDKQSEITDMGPLITEKEAKRVEALVEEALAKGATLKTGGERDGAFYSPTVLTDVPEDCALATEEIFGPVVLLYRVAGLDEAIEQANAVDYGLQAGIFTKNLDHAHRAIEELEVGGVMINDSSDFRIDAMPFGGVKQSGLGREGVKFAIQEMTDTKVICFKLG, encoded by the coding sequence ATGGCGACACATGTTGAAGGCCAGAAAATGTTTTTGGCAGGTGAATGGGTAGAAGGCAAACAATGGATCGATGTGACCGACCCACAAGATGGGACGCTCATCGATCGTGTGCCTGCCGCTACGAAAGAAGACATGGAAGCGTGCATCGAAGCGGCAAAGTCGGGCGCTAAAACGGCAGCCCGCATGCCGGTCGTCGAACGCATGCATATTATTGGGAAAGCGGCGGAGTATATCGAGACGAATTCCGAACAATACGCGCGCATCATTGCGAAAGAAAGCAGCAAGACAATCCGTGAAGCACGTAAAGAAGTAGGACGGGCGGTGGAGACCTTGCGCTTGAGCGCAGAAGAGGCGAGACGCATCACCGGAGAGACGATCCCGTTTGATCAGTCGCCTGGTGGAATCGGCAAAGTCGGCTATTACCGGCGCTTTCCGCTCGGCATCATCGGGGCGATCACGCCGTTTAACGATCCGTTGAACTTAGTGGCGCATAAAGTCGGCCCGGCGATTGCATCGGGCAATGCCATCATCGTCAAACCGGCAACTGTCACACCGCTCAGTGCGCTTTTGATGGCACAAGCTTTTGCGCACGCAGGCTTGCCGGAAAAAATTCTGTCAGTCATTACCGGAAGAGGCGGGGAAATCGGCGATGTCCTGGTCGAGCATCCCGCGGTCCGGATGATCAGCTTTACCGGAGGCGTCGAAACCGGGCTTGCGATCACCAAAAAAGCCGGCCTGAAAAAAGTGGGCATGGAACTTGGATCGAATTCGCCTGTTATCGTCTTGCAAGATGCCGATTTGGACGACGCGGTAGCGTCTTGTGTATCGGGTGCATTTTGGGCAGCTGGGCAAAATTGCCTCGGCGTCCAGCGAGTTTACATCGAAGAGAATGTCTACGACACGTTTAAAACCCAATTTATCGAGCAAACTGAACGTTATATTGTCGGTGACAAGCAATCTGAAATAACGGACATGGGCCCATTGATTACGGAAAAAGAAGCAAAACGGGTCGAGGCACTGGTCGAGGAAGCCCTCGCAAAAGGCGCGACGCTTAAAACCGGTGGGGAACGGGACGGTGCTTTTTATTCACCGACTGTGCTCACGGATGTTCCTGAAGATTGTGCGCTCGCAACAGAAGAAATCTTCGGACCGGTCGTCTTGCTATATCGAGTGGCTGGTTTGGATGAAGCGATTGAACAGGCAAATGCTGTCGATTACGGACTGCAGGCAGGAATTTTCACGAAAAACTTGGACCATGCCCACCGTGCGATCGAAGAACTCGAAGTGGGCGGCGTCATGATCAACGACAGCAGTGACTTCCGAATCGATGCCATGCCGTTCGGCGGCGTTAAGCAATCCGGACTCGGCAGAGAAGGCGTCAAATTCGCCATCCAGGAGATGACCGATACGAAAGTGATTTGCTTTAAATTGGGATAG